Proteins from a genomic interval of Bacteroidota bacterium:
- a CDS encoding NADH-quinone oxidoreductase subunit B translates to MGIKPMKNKDFRDNEALELYKQSGGNIIFTTVDALFNWGRQNSIWPLTFATSCCGIEMMAAGAARHDFSRFGMEVYRASPRQADVIVVAGTIVNKMAPVLKRLYDQMSEPKYVIAMGACAISGGPFYYNSYHVVRGVEHVIPVDVYVPGCPPRPEALLYGFLQLQRKLKTETIRSKQMRTHDNL, encoded by the coding sequence ATGGGAATAAAACCAATGAAAAATAAAGATTTCAGGGACAACGAAGCTCTGGAACTTTACAAACAATCGGGTGGCAATATCATCTTCACCACGGTGGATGCACTCTTTAACTGGGGACGTCAGAATTCTATCTGGCCACTCACCTTTGCCACAAGCTGCTGCGGTATAGAAATGATGGCCGCCGGCGCTGCACGACACGACTTCAGCCGCTTTGGCATGGAAGTGTACCGCGCAAGCCCCCGTCAGGCCGACGTAATTGTGGTGGCAGGAACTATTGTAAACAAAATGGCTCCCGTACTGAAACGCCTCTACGACCAGATGTCGGAGCCTAAGTACGTCATTGCCATGGGTGCCTGTGCCATTTCCGGCGGACCGTTCTATTACAATTCGTACCATGTGGTACGTGGTGTAGAGCACGTCATTCCGGTAGATGTGTACGTTCCCGGATGTCCTCCCCGGCCCGAAGCACTGCTGTATGGTTTTCTGCAGCTTCAGCGTAAGCTTAAAACAGAAACCATCCGCTCAAAGCAAATGAGAACACACGACAATTTGTAG
- a CDS encoding PAS domain S-box protein, with the protein MENEYTHSSVHKAPGKKRGKIFFVAHTFIISITVILIILLTAYFFYGFQQKRAARIKHAEIEGIGNLKEDQVSSWLKERTDDADYYFNNHDFALKTFAFAAAPLNTVLLNNISNELATFRKNHQYENIFLISSKGEVLADIKETGYPSNTFSWDASMDTIHSLHFRDFFLNPQTGKPNLGFWIPYFKNKEDKHWTTLLVIRINPGKLLYPLLATWPNKSLTSETTLARKEGDSVVYLNNLRFKPNSALHFKLPLSRSDLPAAQAVNGNTGTWEGIDYRGMPVLADMRKVKNTPWYMVNKIDLSEVYSDLDQTFILVVLWVIGLIIIFVVVMIIRWRSIRMKNLTDIYRNEIRAMESEKALETLTQKQNALLKVLPDLVWIKDIKGIYKEVNTVFCDTFGLREDEIVGKSDLDLWDAKEAERARSSDRQVIDALSPRRFLYSIINRHGDELWMDAVKSLIYNDSGEIIGLIGVARDITVQVEKEDEIKNLNRIYATLSEINQAVVRVKDKDKLFTDVCRIAVEHGEFCLAWLAKETSTAGLPVALGIEGTMEAHAREIARNYVSVKMLNSEIQTLLKRGDYYICNDIDAESGDVFSTGKSGDVGFASYAIFPLIVNDVMFANLVLYSEKKGCFNAKELQLLTELSGDISFAIGYTEQEELRREAVDKFQLSFMNAPMGISLTSTDGRFIQVNDAFSSMLGYSHDDLMEIPFASITYPDDRKKSLEWMAQMISGALTGLNAAEKRYITKSGSYIWVEITTSMMFDKEGKPLYFITMVQDITEKKKNAETLRQSTEMLQLAQRIARIGSWTYDYMSGEYDLSEEMCDITGLNRDASSPVEDKYLTTFVPENQNDFRDLLSKAVEKSGEFKEVISLVMPGGVARHIQVQGMPLRDDTGVAVKFFGAVQDISDRVRIEEEASMERDQLKMIMNSFPYGVYIVNKEYEIEYVNPMITKEYGVVGTKKCYEYLHGGNRPCIWCRNKEVFEGKSFTWEWTSERNGKTFEVFDTLFKNLDGSLSKLEIFFDITQRKRAENEIISLNQELEYRVDDRTTELVAYTKELEAFSYSVSHDLRAPLRAIHGFGNALIEDYGDQLDETAMGYLQRMSKGVERMSGLIDDLLNLSMITRKEVHFEEIDISNMALDVVETLGFSGNAQIEVAEKMSIYGDKGLVRIAMENLIGNAYKYSSKDNVAEIKIGVYTKDGREYISVKDNGVGFDMEYAHKLFTPFQRLHSDAEFKGTGIGLAIVQRIINKHGGEIWAESKIGSGSTFYFRFSDSKPNYS; encoded by the coding sequence ATGGAAAATGAATACACTCACTCTTCAGTACACAAAGCACCCGGCAAAAAAAGGGGGAAGATTTTTTTTGTAGCCCATACCTTTATTATTTCTATTACTGTAATCCTTATTATATTGCTTACGGCCTATTTTTTCTATGGCTTTCAGCAAAAGAGGGCTGCACGTATCAAACACGCCGAAATTGAGGGTATAGGCAATCTTAAGGAGGACCAGGTTTCAAGCTGGCTGAAAGAACGAACAGACGATGCCGATTATTATTTCAACAATCATGATTTTGCATTAAAAACTTTTGCATTTGCCGCTGCACCTTTGAACACTGTACTGCTTAATAATATCAGCAATGAGCTGGCAACATTCCGGAAAAATCATCAATACGAGAATATTTTTCTGATTTCTTCAAAGGGTGAAGTCTTAGCAGATATTAAAGAAACCGGATATCCTTCCAATACGTTTTCATGGGATGCGTCCATGGATACGATTCATTCGCTTCATTTCCGCGATTTCTTTTTAAATCCTCAAACCGGAAAGCCTAACCTGGGTTTTTGGATTCCGTATTTTAAAAATAAAGAAGATAAACACTGGACAACCCTGCTTGTTATTCGTATTAATCCTGGAAAGTTGTTATACCCCTTGCTGGCCACCTGGCCGAATAAGAGCTTAACTTCCGAAACTACGCTTGCCAGAAAAGAGGGCGATAGTGTTGTTTATCTTAATAACCTCAGGTTTAAACCGAACTCTGCCCTGCATTTTAAATTGCCTTTATCACGAAGCGACCTGCCTGCTGCTCAGGCAGTAAATGGAAATACCGGCACATGGGAAGGAATTGATTACCGGGGTATGCCTGTACTGGCAGATATGCGCAAGGTGAAAAATACACCCTGGTATATGGTCAATAAAATTGATTTGAGTGAGGTATATTCCGATCTTGACCAGACGTTTATTCTGGTAGTACTATGGGTGATAGGGCTCATCATCATTTTTGTCGTCGTAATGATAATCAGGTGGCGAAGTATAAGAATGAAGAACCTGACCGATATTTACCGGAATGAAATCAGAGCCATGGAATCGGAAAAGGCACTTGAAACCCTTACTCAAAAACAAAATGCGTTGCTTAAGGTGCTGCCCGATCTGGTGTGGATAAAAGACATCAAGGGCATTTACAAGGAAGTGAATACGGTATTTTGCGATACATTTGGTTTGCGCGAAGATGAAATCGTTGGTAAATCGGATCTGGACTTATGGGACGCCAAGGAGGCGGAACGTGCCCGCAGTAGCGATCGCCAGGTAATTGATGCATTATCACCCCGGCGGTTTCTCTATAGTATTATCAACAGACATGGGGATGAGCTATGGATGGATGCCGTAAAATCGTTGATATACAATGATAGCGGTGAAATAATTGGTCTGATTGGGGTTGCTCGAGATATTACTGTGCAGGTAGAAAAAGAAGATGAAATAAAAAATCTGAACCGGATTTATGCAACCTTGTCTGAAATCAATCAGGCGGTTGTGAGAGTCAAAGACAAAGACAAGCTGTTTACGGATGTATGTCGTATTGCCGTTGAACATGGCGAATTTTGTCTGGCGTGGTTGGCTAAAGAAACGAGCACGGCAGGCTTGCCGGTTGCATTGGGTATTGAGGGCACCATGGAGGCTCATGCGCGGGAAATTGCCCGGAACTATGTGAGTGTTAAAATGTTGAATAGTGAAATTCAAACATTACTGAAAAGGGGGGATTATTATATATGCAACGACATCGATGCCGAGAGCGGCGATGTATTCAGCACCGGGAAATCAGGGGATGTCGGGTTTGCATCCTATGCTATATTTCCGTTGATAGTGAATGATGTTATGTTTGCCAACCTTGTCCTCTATTCAGAGAAGAAGGGCTGCTTCAATGCAAAGGAGCTGCAGCTACTGACAGAATTGTCGGGCGATATTTCATTCGCCATAGGTTATACCGAACAGGAAGAACTTCGTCGCGAGGCGGTTGATAAATTTCAACTTTCGTTTATGAATGCGCCTATGGGGATAAGTTTGACCTCTACCGATGGCAGATTTATACAGGTAAACGATGCTTTTTCATCTATGTTAGGTTATTCTCATGATGACTTAATGGAAATTCCTTTTGCAAGCATTACTTATCCCGACGATCGTAAAAAAAGTCTGGAATGGATGGCGCAAATGATCAGTGGAGCATTGACGGGACTGAATGCAGCCGAGAAAAGATACATTACAAAATCGGGGAGTTACATCTGGGTTGAAATCACCACTTCCATGATGTTTGATAAAGAAGGGAAGCCGCTTTATTTCATCACCATGGTTCAGGATATTACAGAAAAGAAGAAGAATGCGGAAACCCTGCGGCAAAGTACCGAGATGTTGCAGCTGGCTCAGCGCATTGCCCGCATTGGATCATGGACGTACGATTACATGAGCGGGGAATATGACCTTTCCGAGGAAATGTGCGATATTACGGGATTAAACCGCGATGCAAGCAGTCCGGTAGAAGATAAATACCTGACCACATTTGTTCCGGAAAACCAAAATGATTTTAGGGATTTGCTTTCTAAAGCAGTTGAAAAGTCAGGTGAATTCAAAGAGGTAATCAGCCTGGTAATGCCCGGTGGTGTGGCCCGACACATTCAGGTGCAGGGGATGCCGCTGAGAGACGATACAGGCGTAGCCGTTAAATTCTTTGGTGCTGTTCAGGACATCAGCGATAGGGTCCGGATTGAGGAAGAAGCCAGCATGGAGCGCGATCAGTTAAAAATGATTATGAATTCATTTCCGTATGGAGTGTACATCGTAAATAAGGAGTATGAAATAGAATATGTGAACCCTATGATAACCAAAGAATATGGTGTTGTGGGGACAAAAAAGTGCTATGAATACCTGCATGGAGGTAACAGACCCTGCATCTGGTGCAGAAACAAAGAAGTTTTTGAGGGGAAATCATTTACCTGGGAATGGACTTCGGAACGCAATGGGAAGACCTTTGAGGTGTTCGATACACTTTTCAAAAACCTGGACGGAAGTCTGTCAAAACTTGAGATATTCTTCGATATTACCCAGCGTAAACGTGCCGAAAATGAAATCATCAGTCTCAACCAGGAATTGGAATACAGGGTTGATGACCGCACCACCGAATTAGTGGCATACACCAAGGAGCTGGAAGCTTTCAGTTATTCGGTGTCGCACGATTTAAGAGCTCCTTTACGCGCCATACATGGTTTTGGCAATGCGCTGATAGAAGATTACGGAGACCAGCTTGATGAAACTGCCATGGGCTACCTTCAGCGGATGTCGAAAGGTGTTGAGCGCATGTCGGGCTTGATAGACGATTTGCTCAATCTGTCGATGATTACCCGCAAGGAAGTTCATTTTGAGGAGATAGATATTTCCAATATGGCGCTTGATGTTGTTGAAACACTTGGGTTTTCAGGAAACGCTCAGATTGAGGTTGCTGAAAAAATGTCAATATATGGTGACAAAGGTCTGGTTCGGATTGCCATGGAGAACCTTATCGGGAACGCTTATAAATATTCATCAAAAGATAATGTTGCAGAGATAAAAATAGGAGTGTACACCAAAGACGGCCGGGAATATATTTCAGTAAAAGATAACGGTGTTGGTTTTGATATGGAATATGCTCATAAGCTGTTCACACCTTTCCAGCGTTTGCATTCCGATGCTGAATTTAAAGGTACGGGGATAGGTTTGGCCATTGTGCAACGCATCATTAATAAGCATGGTGGCGAGATTTGGGCAGAATCGAAAATCGGAAGCGGCTCTACCTTTTATTTCCGTTTTTCGGACAGTAAACCCAATTATTCATAA
- a CDS encoding PAS domain S-box protein: MRGANILVVEDEKLLALSMKSFLEHYDYMVAGIVAEGKKAVEQAAILQPDLILMDIRLDGPMSGIEAAAKIRQFDDVPIIFTTAFISDELLDEAKAIEATGYMIKPLNFDELKANIDIALYNYNIEKELKKQQSFITAWFEATPDGAVIADIHGSVRNCNKSFSRFFRIDRKAIIGNNLVDYIKDIELTRYLPGFDNEQSQLKNHKYTISWPDGENIFLEINSEVVADADGKPLLCLFSFHDVTDAYKAEEIIKRREQEFRLLVEKNPDIILRIDKQGRIIYANPSVELYFGRTPDSLTHENIMVLSPSARARVLWERLLTPAFNDGKEDEIYFNYTTNIGKRYLYSRILPERDAHGEVVSAIIISRDMTDFRKAEDGLLRLKIAFEQSIDGIGITDMRGNISFVNKAWAEMYNYHPDELKGQHLNIFFEPVYYENAVKPFIRQALDNGANEGEIDYRKKTGEILTIWMTSTLIRDELGISVGYIIITRDISERKAAERRMAQINVELEKMVAERTAELSMYAKELEAFSYSVSHDLRAPLRGIEGFSNALLEDYSEKLGEEGTAYMKRISAGAKRMSQLIDDLLNLSVIARKDMAFEEVDLTEIAEKVAENLQILDKERTVEVVIARNLITSGDRRLLQIAFENLMGNAWKFTASARVPRIEVGKAVFNEHTCFFISDNGVGFDMTYADKLFKPFQRLHSAIEFPGTGIGLAIVNRIISKHNGHIWADSKPGQGTTFYFKLK; encoded by the coding sequence ATGAGGGGTGCAAATATTTTAGTTGTTGAGGACGAAAAGCTGCTGGCGCTTTCCATGAAATCTTTTCTGGAACATTATGATTACATGGTTGCCGGAATCGTTGCCGAAGGGAAAAAGGCCGTTGAGCAGGCAGCCATTCTTCAGCCCGATTTAATCCTGATGGATATCCGTCTCGACGGTCCCATGAGCGGCATCGAGGCTGCTGCGAAAATCAGGCAGTTCGACGATGTTCCTATCATCTTTACCACGGCATTCATCAGCGATGAGCTGCTTGATGAAGCCAAAGCCATTGAAGCTACCGGTTACATGATTAAGCCGTTGAACTTTGATGAGCTCAAGGCCAATATCGATATTGCCCTGTATAATTATAACATCGAGAAGGAATTAAAAAAGCAGCAATCGTTCATCACTGCCTGGTTTGAAGCTACTCCCGACGGGGCCGTTATTGCAGACATCCACGGAAGCGTGCGTAACTGCAACAAGTCATTCAGCCGCTTTTTCCGCATCGACCGCAAGGCCATCATCGGCAATAATCTGGTTGATTATATTAAAGATATTGAGCTTACACGCTATCTGCCCGGCTTTGATAATGAGCAGAGCCAGCTTAAAAATCATAAATATACCATCTCCTGGCCCGACGGCGAAAATATTTTTCTGGAGATAAACTCCGAAGTGGTAGCCGATGCCGATGGCAAACCACTGCTGTGCCTGTTTTCTTTTCACGATGTTACCGATGCATATAAGGCAGAAGAAATTATCAAGCGGCGTGAGCAGGAGTTCCGCCTGCTGGTTGAAAAGAATCCCGATATAATTCTCCGCATCGACAAACAGGGACGTATCATTTATGCGAATCCATCGGTAGAGCTGTATTTTGGCCGTACTCCCGATTCGCTTACGCATGAAAACATTATGGTGCTTTCACCCAGTGCACGTGCCCGTGTATTGTGGGAACGTTTGCTTACACCGGCTTTCAATGATGGTAAGGAAGATGAGATTTACTTCAACTATACCACCAATATTGGTAAGCGATACCTGTATTCCAGAATATTGCCTGAGCGTGATGCGCACGGTGAAGTGGTGAGTGCCATTATTATTTCGCGCGATATGACCGACTTCCGTAAGGCTGAAGACGGTTTGCTGCGTCTGAAAATTGCTTTTGAACAATCCATTGACGGCATTGGGATTACCGATATGCGGGGCAATATCAGCTTTGTGAATAAAGCCTGGGCAGAGATGTACAACTACCATCCCGACGAGCTGAAAGGGCAGCATCTCAACATTTTTTTCGAGCCCGTTTACTACGAAAATGCGGTAAAGCCGTTCATCAGGCAGGCGCTTGATAATGGTGCCAACGAAGGCGAAATAGATTATCGTAAAAAAACCGGCGAAATACTTACCATCTGGATGACCAGTACGCTTATTCGCGATGAGCTGGGCATTTCTGTCGGGTATATCATCATTACACGCGACATCAGCGAACGCAAGGCTGCCGAGCGCCGCATGGCTCAGATTAATGTTGAACTCGAGAAAATGGTTGCCGAACGTACCGCCGAACTTTCCATGTATGCCAAGGAACTGGAAGCATTCAGCTATTCCGTTTCTCACGACTTAAGAGCCCCGCTGCGCGGTATTGAAGGATTCAGTAATGCGTTGCTGGAAGACTATTCGGAGAAACTGGGCGAAGAAGGTACGGCTTATATGAAACGAATTTCGGCAGGGGCCAAACGCATGTCGCAGCTCATTGACGATTTGCTGAACCTGTCTGTAATTGCGCGTAAAGACATGGCTTTTGAAGAAGTGGATTTAACAGAGATAGCTGAAAAGGTTGCCGAAAATTTACAGATACTTGACAAAGAACGCACGGTGGAAGTTGTAATCGCCAGGAATCTGATTACAAGCGGTGACCGCCGTTTGCTGCAAATAGCATTTGAAAACCTGATGGGAAATGCGTGGAAGTTCACGGCAAGTGCCAGAGTTCCGAGAATTGAAGTAGGCAAAGCCGTGTTCAACGAACATACCTGTTTCTTTATCAGTGATAACGGCGTAGGCTTTGATATGACTTATGCCGATAAGCTGTTCAAGCCATTTCAGCGGCTGCACAGCGCTATTGAATTTCCGGGAACGGGAATAGGACTTGCTATTGTGAACAGAATAATAAGCAAACACAATGGGCATATATGGGCCGATTCTAAACCCGGGCAGGGAACGACGTTTTATTTTAAATTGAAATAA
- a CDS encoding response regulator gives MDEKIILIVEDNADDKELILRAFRKCSIKAKPVVAHDGVEALDYMHCTGLFAGKDEYEMPSLIILDLKLPKVDGKEVLTAIRAHPKFKYIPVVILSSSSEKNDVNECFLLGANSYIKKPIDFRAFMEIVALLVKYWLDYNELPRL, from the coding sequence ATGGACGAAAAAATTATTCTGATTGTAGAAGACAATGCCGATGATAAGGAACTGATATTACGGGCATTCAGAAAGTGTTCCATAAAAGCTAAACCTGTTGTGGCACACGACGGAGTGGAAGCACTGGACTACATGCACTGCACCGGTTTGTTTGCCGGTAAGGATGAGTATGAAATGCCATCGTTGATTATCCTTGATCTTAAACTGCCCAAAGTTGATGGTAAGGAAGTGCTTACGGCCATTCGGGCACATCCTAAATTTAAATATATTCCGGTAGTGATACTGTCATCATCAAGCGAAAAGAATGATGTAAATGAATGCTTCCTGCTGGGCGCAAACAGTTACATCAAAAAACCCATTGACTTCAGAGCATTTATGGAGATTGTTGCACTGCTTGTTAAATATTGGCTTGATTACAATGAACTGCCCCGATTGTAA
- a CDS encoding PAS domain S-box protein, which yields MSEVEKYTASESANAFIVRMMNELNTNSSADAICNLIGSNLNSYLGKFISITDYRRSDDSLGLQSIWGLQKFIGKIASTAGFDPLKKRYCYETLDEKYKQLFTGNNLVRLHDGIYDFALGQLPKMVANTIQSILGIKYIYTIGFFWDERHYGGVSVFSENELSAEEIFVIESLTKQVSVLLSRIMFDKYFMESEMKYRQLFQAEPDAIFIFDRESQLVIDVNDAACALYGYSRDEFIGLPVIRISSSPSSAISLLSKMKTGEKMNLLRRKNIRKDGSEFIIDAVATMYELDGKEVLCFSVRDITEIISTEKKMTDNIRSLTIISWITNSLNECDTVKDILKTLGTGLFELAPDIVFIVSEIDHATGYSTIHKTVGPGWVLKAASKFLNIESKEYKVRLEDLRPEDQKKLKSGKIEEVEGGIYQFSVRKIMQPLAVALEKILGVNKIHAIGLNLDNEYYGGITMLSKREINREEMNIMEMLVRQATVHISKIVQKRAIIESEERFRSLVENAPVAVFVQTDEKFAYLNKATLALFEADSPDALMNTCIYDRFHSDFREIVCERIKLLNNEKKNVRELEEVCLKMDGSSFDVYVSAVPVVFGGKNGAMFTVDSLRAVKDILKAEMALEVIPGNNPARSRRIEVQQLCRNKSTVWVESHVSFIRDTEGKPVGFLGVTRSIMERKLAEEALSQSEELYRTLVHVSPDIIVIADLNGIISFVSPRAKEMMRQSNTEGVGQSLLDWLMPEYHALASENIKKTFTGEMPLSNIYKLKRADNTTFWGEINGAPLYDNAGRPKALVAVVRNVTRRVEAEERIRNINMELEAKVRERTAKLEILASDLESFSYSVSHDLRTPLRSLDGFANMLLDDYSERIDDEGKRMLNKIIGNAHTMGTLIDDLLEFSQIGRKEIRLKQVDMKKIVHQVYGEILTPALIEKTTMTVGELPFAYGDEKLLKQVFVNLISNAVKYSSKKEKIEIEVGGYAEKGEIIYFVSDKGVGFDMQYIDKLFTVFQRLHRATEFEGTGVGLAIVKQIISRHGGRVWARAEKDKGAEFYFSLPKHDAVHEV from the coding sequence ATGAGTGAAGTAGAGAAATATACGGCATCGGAATCGGCGAATGCATTTATTGTACGGATGATGAATGAGCTTAATACAAATTCATCTGCTGATGCAATCTGTAATCTGATTGGTTCAAACCTGAATTCCTATCTGGGGAAATTTATTTCTATTACGGATTACCGCCGATCAGACGATAGTCTTGGGCTGCAGTCCATCTGGGGATTACAGAAATTCATTGGTAAAATTGCGTCAACAGCGGGTTTCGACCCTCTTAAAAAGAGATATTGTTACGAAACCCTTGATGAAAAGTATAAGCAACTGTTCACCGGGAATAATCTTGTACGGTTGCACGACGGCATCTATGATTTTGCACTGGGGCAACTGCCAAAAATGGTCGCCAATACAATTCAAAGTATTCTGGGTATAAAATACATTTACACTATCGGCTTCTTCTGGGATGAAAGGCATTACGGGGGTGTGAGTGTTTTTTCTGAAAATGAATTGAGCGCAGAAGAAATTTTTGTGATAGAATCGCTCACGAAACAAGTGTCGGTATTGCTTAGCCGGATAATGTTCGATAAGTATTTCATGGAAAGTGAAATGAAATACCGCCAGCTTTTTCAGGCAGAACCGGATGCTATTTTCATTTTTGACCGTGAGTCACAGCTTGTAATTGATGTTAATGATGCAGCTTGTGCACTCTACGGTTATAGCCGTGATGAATTTATTGGATTGCCTGTTATCAGAATCAGTAGCTCGCCATCAAGTGCAATATCCCTGCTCTCCAAGATGAAAACAGGAGAAAAAATGAACCTGTTGAGACGGAAGAATATCCGTAAAGACGGGTCGGAGTTTATTATAGATGCTGTTGCCACAATGTATGAGCTTGACGGGAAAGAAGTGCTCTGTTTTTCGGTACGTGACATTACCGAAATAATAAGTACTGAAAAGAAAATGACGGATAATATCCGCAGCCTTACCATTATTTCATGGATTACCAACTCACTGAATGAATGCGATACGGTTAAAGATATTCTTAAGACATTGGGAACCGGCCTATTCGAATTGGCACCCGATATTGTTTTTATTGTTTCCGAAATTGACCATGCCACCGGATATTCAACAATTCATAAAACGGTAGGACCCGGTTGGGTGCTGAAGGCTGCTTCGAAGTTTCTGAACATTGAATCCAAAGAATACAAGGTCAGGCTTGAGGATTTGAGACCAGAGGACCAAAAGAAGCTAAAGTCCGGTAAAATAGAAGAAGTTGAAGGCGGAATCTATCAGTTCTCTGTACGCAAGATAATGCAGCCTCTGGCGGTTGCGCTTGAAAAGATACTGGGAGTAAATAAAATTCATGCTATAGGTCTTAACCTCGACAATGAATATTACGGTGGTATCACCATGCTTTCGAAAAGAGAAATCAACAGGGAAGAAATGAATATCATGGAGATGCTTGTTCGTCAGGCAACGGTTCATATTTCCAAGATAGTTCAGAAAAGGGCCATTATTGAAAGTGAGGAAAGGTTCAGGTCGCTGGTTGAAAATGCTCCCGTGGCGGTTTTCGTTCAAACAGATGAGAAATTTGCGTATCTGAATAAAGCGACACTTGCGCTTTTCGAAGCGGATAGTCCCGATGCTTTAATGAATACCTGTATCTATGACCGTTTTCACAGCGATTTCAGAGAAATTGTTTGCGAAAGAATTAAGTTGCTGAACAACGAAAAGAAGAATGTGAGGGAACTGGAGGAGGTATGCCTGAAAATGGATGGTAGCAGCTTTGACGTTTACGTATCGGCAGTGCCGGTTGTATTTGGCGGAAAAAATGGCGCCATGTTTACCGTTGATTCACTCCGTGCCGTTAAAGATATCCTGAAAGCAGAAATGGCCCTTGAGGTAATTCCGGGAAATAATCCGGCGCGCTCAAGGCGGATAGAGGTGCAACAGCTTTGCCGTAATAAAAGTACGGTCTGGGTTGAGAGCCATGTAAGTTTTATCAGAGATACGGAGGGTAAGCCGGTTGGATTCCTCGGTGTAACCAGGAGTATTATGGAACGCAAGCTGGCTGAAGAAGCCTTGTCGCAATCGGAAGAACTGTACCGTACCCTTGTGCATGTTTCGCCTGATATTATTGTTATTGCCGACCTGAATGGTATTATCAGTTTTGTTTCGCCTCGTGCCAAAGAAATGATGCGCCAAAGCAATACCGAAGGTGTGGGGCAGAGTTTGCTTGATTGGCTTATGCCCGAATATCATGCACTGGCATCTGAGAACATAAAAAAAACATTTACCGGCGAAATGCCGCTTTCAAATATTTATAAGCTGAAAAGAGCTGATAATACTACTTTTTGGGGTGAAATAAACGGAGCGCCCCTATACGATAATGCCGGACGTCCCAAAGCTTTGGTGGCTGTTGTGCGTAATGTTACCAGGCGTGTTGAAGCGGAAGAACGAATCAGAAATATCAACATGGAGCTTGAGGCAAAAGTAAGGGAGCGGACAGCAAAACTTGAAATTCTGGCCAGCGACCTTGAATCTTTTTCTTACTCGGTTTCGCACGATTTGCGCACGCCCCTTCGGTCGCTCGACGGCTTTGCCAATATGTTACTTGATGATTATTCGGAACGCATTGATGATGAAGGCAAGCGTATGCTGAATAAAATCATCGGCAATGCCCATACCATGGGCACTTTAATAGATGATCTGCTGGAGTTTTCGCAGATAGGACGTAAGGAAATACGGTTGAAGCAGGTGGACATGAAAAAAATTGTTCATCAGGTATATGGCGAAATTCTTACTCCGGCTTTAATAGAAAAAACAACGATGACCGTAGGAGAACTTCCATTTGCCTATGGTGATGAAAAATTACTGAAACAGGTGTTTGTGAACCTGATTTCGAACGCCGTAAAATATTCTTCAAAAAAGGAGAAAATTGAAATAGAAGTGGGCGGATATGCAGAAAAGGGAGAAATTATTTATTTTGTGAGTGACAAAGGCGTTGGATTCGACATGCAGTATATTGATAAACTGTTTACAGTTTTTCAACGACTTCATCGTGCAACCGAGTTTGAAGGTACCGGAGTAGGGCTGGCGATCGTCAAACAAATTATTTCGAGGCATGGTGGCAGGGTGTGGGCCCGCGCAGAAAAGGATAAGGGTGCTGAATTTTATTTTTCTTTGCCGAAGCATGATGCAGTGCATGAAGTTTAA
- a CDS encoding NADH-quinone oxidoreductase subunit A, with product MSGESLILFFIVGAFLVGVAIVFASIFAPRSVNPQKSEPYECGIPTKGLTWLQFNIGYYLFAILFLVFDVEIVFVFPWAVVMRELGMVAFVEICIFFFILILGLAYAWKKHALVWE from the coding sequence ATGAGCGGAGAATCTTTAATACTGTTCTTTATTGTCGGGGCTTTTCTTGTAGGCGTAGCCATCGTTTTCGCATCGATCTTCGCCCCCCGTTCGGTCAACCCGCAGAAGTCGGAGCCTTATGAATGCGGTATCCCCACCAAGGGACTTACCTGGCTGCAGTTCAACATAGGCTATTACCTTTTTGCCATTCTTTTTCTGGTGTTTGATGTGGAAATCGTATTTGTATTTCCCTGGGCAGTAGTAATGAGAGAACTGGGAATGGTAGCTTTTGTGGAGATCTGTATCTTCTTTTTTATTCTGATTCTTGGATTGGCTTACGCCTGGAAAAAACACGCGCTGGTATGGGAATAA